A window of the Juglans microcarpa x Juglans regia isolate MS1-56 chromosome 5D, Jm3101_v1.0, whole genome shotgun sequence genome harbors these coding sequences:
- the LOC121264194 gene encoding uncharacterized protein LOC121264194 isoform X1, translated as MNFTDVPHSSSATPHRRKPNRPSLALYSLRRKYVPPQTPCSQWKFFDDGKLAFVSSGGGNFWRSRVEVSARKLSAGLWKFWFAEVSSGTGGLECGQCDMVGSQLEPISLNHNSSMEGRAKRDPRSCSGVSNEVYKFYGHTKHPDDQSDASRFAASALQAELVRARSRIRELEAEERSSKKKVGHLLRKLEEERISWQSREQTRNRTVVDGLKDELLRHRKSYRMMEILNSKLVNEVANAKLSAKQIVQKYEEEKRVGELMVEVCNELVKLIGEHKAQVEELKKESRKIREEVEEERQMLKMAEILREEQIQMKLVDAKLAFEDRYSQMNKLINDVQTFLRSTGSTTDAKPKALRKAKSIQHAVKSMNIQDIKEFSNVPTKPEKMYSNHSDLREGEADEGGIASSSKIHISSPNNIASVNTETECVETTEQRSMNTEIREICWPSAEQSKKNARLSNDESSGRIMVEECNGKLKWGSFMM; from the exons ATGAACTTCACTGACGTGCCCCATTCCTCCTCGGCGACTCCCCATCGCCGGAAACCCAACCGTCCGAGCTTGGCCTTATATTCCCTGCGCCGCAAGTACGTACCTCCACAAACTCCTTGTTCGCAGTGGAAGTTCTTTGATGACGGCAAGCTTGCCTTCGTTTCCTCCGGAGGAGGGAATTTCTGGCGATCGAGAGTCGAGGTATCGGCGAGAAAGCTCTCCGCTGGGCTCTGGAAATTCTGGTTTGCCGAGGTCTCATCTGGTACTGGCGGTTTGGAATGTGGACAGTGTGATATGGTCGGGTCTCAG CTTGAACCGATTTCGCTGAATCACAATTCTTCAATGGAGGGAAGAGCGAAGCGTGATCCTAGGTCATGTTCAGGAGTGTCTAATGAGGTCTACAAGTTTTATGGCCATACGAAGCACCCTGATGATCAATCAGATGCTTCTCGCTTTGCTGCTTCTGCTTTGCAGGCAGAACTAGTGCGTGCTCGTTCCAGAATTCGCGAGCTTGAAGCTGAGGAGCGGTCCTCTAAGAAAAAGGTTGGGCACTTGCTGAGGAAGCTGGAGGAGGAAAGGATTTCCTGGCAGAGCAGAGAACAGACGAGAAACCGTACGGTAGTTGATGGTTTAAAGGATGAATTATTGAGGCACAGGAAAAGTTATCGGATGATGGAAATTCTCAATAGCAAGTTGGTCAATGAGGTAGCCAATGCCAAGTTATCTGCAAAGCAAATCGTGCAAAAGTACGAGGAAGAGAAAAGGGTCGGAGAACTAATGGTGGAAGTATGTAATGAACTAGTGAAGCTGATTGGAGAACATAAGGCTCAAGTAGAGGAATTGAAGAAAGAGTCGAGGAAAATCCGTGAGGAAGTGGAAGAAGAGAGGCAGATGTTGAAGATGGCTGAAATTTTGCGTGAAGAACAAATCCAAATGAAGCTGGTTGATGCAAAACTTGCTTTTGAAGATAGGTATAGTCAGATGAACAAACTGATAAATGATGTCCAGACTTTCCTGCGGTCCACAGGCTCTACCACGGATGCAAAGCCAAAGGCATTAAGGAAAGCCAAGTCGATCCAACATGCGGTAAAATCAATGAATATTCAAGACATCAAGGAGTTTTCGAATGTGCCCACGAAACCAGAAAAGATGTACTCGAATCATAGTGATCTAAGAGAAGGTGAAGCTGATGAGGGGGGAATTGCATCATCCTCCAAAATCCACATCTCAAGTCCTAACAACATCGCCTCTGTGAATACGGAAACTGAATGTGTCGAAACTACAGAGCAGCGATCTATGAATACGGAAATCAGAGAGATTTGCTGGCCATCAGCAGAGCAATCAAAGAAGAATGCACGCCTGAGCAACGATGAATCCTCTGGCCGGATAATGGTAGAAGAGTGTAATGGAAAATTGAAATGGGGCAGTTTCATGATGTAG
- the LOC121264194 gene encoding uncharacterized protein LOC121264194 isoform X2 has translation MNFTDVPHSSSATPHRRKPNRPSLALYSLRRKYVPPQTPCSQWKFFDDGKLAFVSSGGGNFWRSRVEVSARKLSAGLWKFWFAEVSSGTGGLECGQCDMVGSQAELVRARSRIRELEAEERSSKKKVGHLLRKLEEERISWQSREQTRNRTVVDGLKDELLRHRKSYRMMEILNSKLVNEVANAKLSAKQIVQKYEEEKRVGELMVEVCNELVKLIGEHKAQVEELKKESRKIREEVEEERQMLKMAEILREEQIQMKLVDAKLAFEDRYSQMNKLINDVQTFLRSTGSTTDAKPKALRKAKSIQHAVKSMNIQDIKEFSNVPTKPEKMYSNHSDLREGEADEGGIASSSKIHISSPNNIASVNTETECVETTEQRSMNTEIREICWPSAEQSKKNARLSNDESSGRIMVEECNGKLKWGSFMM, from the exons ATGAACTTCACTGACGTGCCCCATTCCTCCTCGGCGACTCCCCATCGCCGGAAACCCAACCGTCCGAGCTTGGCCTTATATTCCCTGCGCCGCAAGTACGTACCTCCACAAACTCCTTGTTCGCAGTGGAAGTTCTTTGATGACGGCAAGCTTGCCTTCGTTTCCTCCGGAGGAGGGAATTTCTGGCGATCGAGAGTCGAGGTATCGGCGAGAAAGCTCTCCGCTGGGCTCTGGAAATTCTGGTTTGCCGAGGTCTCATCTGGTACTGGCGGTTTGGAATGTGGACAGTGTGATATGGTCGGGTCTCAG GCAGAACTAGTGCGTGCTCGTTCCAGAATTCGCGAGCTTGAAGCTGAGGAGCGGTCCTCTAAGAAAAAGGTTGGGCACTTGCTGAGGAAGCTGGAGGAGGAAAGGATTTCCTGGCAGAGCAGAGAACAGACGAGAAACCGTACGGTAGTTGATGGTTTAAAGGATGAATTATTGAGGCACAGGAAAAGTTATCGGATGATGGAAATTCTCAATAGCAAGTTGGTCAATGAGGTAGCCAATGCCAAGTTATCTGCAAAGCAAATCGTGCAAAAGTACGAGGAAGAGAAAAGGGTCGGAGAACTAATGGTGGAAGTATGTAATGAACTAGTGAAGCTGATTGGAGAACATAAGGCTCAAGTAGAGGAATTGAAGAAAGAGTCGAGGAAAATCCGTGAGGAAGTGGAAGAAGAGAGGCAGATGTTGAAGATGGCTGAAATTTTGCGTGAAGAACAAATCCAAATGAAGCTGGTTGATGCAAAACTTGCTTTTGAAGATAGGTATAGTCAGATGAACAAACTGATAAATGATGTCCAGACTTTCCTGCGGTCCACAGGCTCTACCACGGATGCAAAGCCAAAGGCATTAAGGAAAGCCAAGTCGATCCAACATGCGGTAAAATCAATGAATATTCAAGACATCAAGGAGTTTTCGAATGTGCCCACGAAACCAGAAAAGATGTACTCGAATCATAGTGATCTAAGAGAAGGTGAAGCTGATGAGGGGGGAATTGCATCATCCTCCAAAATCCACATCTCAAGTCCTAACAACATCGCCTCTGTGAATACGGAAACTGAATGTGTCGAAACTACAGAGCAGCGATCTATGAATACGGAAATCAGAGAGATTTGCTGGCCATCAGCAGAGCAATCAAAGAAGAATGCACGCCTGAGCAACGATGAATCCTCTGGCCGGATAATGGTAGAAGAGTGTAATGGAAAATTGAAATGGGGCAGTTTCATGATGTAG